In Tachysurus vachellii isolate PV-2020 chromosome 3, HZAU_Pvac_v1, whole genome shotgun sequence, one genomic interval encodes:
- the LOC132842449 gene encoding putative autophagy-related protein 11 translates to MRGDGEKEENEDTRVTEVQPVSLLNPALMCDDATQTDSAVHEVSLVEAEEKHKQAKESTDELQQQNADLMSQVETLQNTVQELGNLIAETHTECNDTTRLYETELNLRKYLQSDYERKEEKFNQEINSLRVTLTEAKSKYEQAMESSTHLDIKNSRLWSDIKLLQDAMLEMDEELSLSRIRCNELMRECELQKRELRNLQSKRNETEETSQEEYEREREAHSVLKFDQMTSTHNEEILQDIQAKGTRLYGEVTESHDHLKRDEYELKLRESVQKMERELSESHRKYEEIKREYEREKEAHSVLNVNQKTSTHHKWLLQVSQAEAEENYQLSAQLENKNSDLMSQVKTLQNTVQGLSSLLAETRKKCETAKEEHKVVNGILQFVETKARKREKFLLRKRKAIQESLDEAEENYREAMDRVTELENENIDRVAEVHTLQDEMTHLVQNLSDTQMMFERTMRDLEQKSRQFTELKSKWELLNETVLKDYQVECQAHKVLKVQYSEMKEQRDKLHEMKIHC, encoded by the exons GTCTCTCTGGTTGAAGCTGAGGAGAAACACAAGCAGGCGAAGGAGTCCACTGATGAGCTGCAGCAGCAGAACGCTGACCTGATGTCCCAGGTGGAAACACTGCAAAACACAGTGCAGGAGTTGGGCAACCTGATCGCTGAGACCCACACTGAGTGCAATGACACAACAAGG TTGTATGAGACAGAGCTGAACCTTCGCAAATACCTGCAGTCTGACTACGAACGAAAGGAGGAAAAGTTTAATCAGGAAATCAACTCTCTTAGG GTCACTCTGACTGAAGCTAAGAGCAAATATGAGCAGGCCATGGAGTCCAGCACTCATCTGGATATCAAGAACTCCAGGCTGTGGTCTGATATAAAGTTACTGCAAGACGCAATGCTGGAGATGGACGAAGAGCTCTCTCTGAGCCGGATAAGATGTAATGAGCTAATGAGG gAGTGTGAGTTACAAAAACGTGAGTTGAGGAATCTGCAGTCCAAGCGGAACGAGACAGAGGAAACGTCACAAGAG gagtacgagagagagagggaggctcACAGTGTCCTGAAGTTCGATCAGATGACTTCAACGCATAACGAAGAGATACTACAG GACATCCAGGCTAAAGGTACCAGGCTTTATGGGGAGGTGACAGAGTCCCATGATCACCTAAAGAGGGATGAGTATGAGTTGAAACTGCGAGAGTCAGTGcagaaaatggagagagagcTCTCTGAGTCACACAGGAAGTATGAAGAGATAAAGAGG GAGTACGAGCGAGAGAAAGAGGCTCACAGTGTCCTGAACGTCAATCAGAAGACTTCAACACATCACAAGTGGTTACTACAG GTTTCTCAGGCTGAAGCTGAGGAGAACTATCAGTTGTCTGCTCAGCTGGAGAATAAGAACTCTGACCTGATGTCCCAGGTGAAGACACTGCAAAACACGGTGCAGGGGCTGAGCAGCCTGCTCGCTGAGACACGCAAGAAGTGTGAAACGGCAAAAGAG GAGCATAAGGTAGTTAATGGCATCCTTCAGTTCGTGGAGACCAAGGCCAGAAAACGGGAGAAATTTTTACTACGGAAAAGAAAAGCCATTCAG GAGTCTCTGGATGAAGCTGAAGAAAACTACAGGGAGGCAATGGATAGGGTTACTGAGCTGGAGAATGAGAACATTGACAGGGTGGCTGAAGTGCACACACTGCAAGATGAAATGACTCATTTGGTACAAAATCTCTCTGATACCCAGATGATGTTTGAGCGGACAATGAGG GACTTAGAGCAAAAAAGTCGTCAGTTCACGGAGCTAAAGTCCAAGTGGGAATTATTAAACGAAACTGTGCTAAAG GATTATCAGGTTGAGTGTCAAGCTCACAAAGTCCTGAAGGTGCAGTACAGTGAGATGAAGGAACAACGCGACAAGTTACATGAG ATGAAGATACACTGCTGA